In one Oryza glaberrima chromosome 2, OglaRS2, whole genome shotgun sequence genomic region, the following are encoded:
- the LOC127761779 gene encoding uncharacterized protein LOC127761779, producing the protein MNARRRVARQSLQDVEIHDINAHHRLKRQNITHGERTALLARHNALYAARRDTPCAESIAMECPDGCNPSLDQTAQSYPMDNDTLEAIVDGTMDDEYYMFAGQANDDDYEMETTEVDEMEKAEDKNKPAPTSSIPDPFDYVYSNIPKSTPVLKIEPDCSHCGAKKFQYEPKGFCCRDGKIKLVENDTPPELMRLWTSADPDAKHFRDHIRYFNGHFSFTTLGVSFDETIANMSSGVYTFLAHGQIYHNIHSFGPRESGPEHLELYFYDDDPTLDHRFRRSPSLDQDVIRSVANILRNNPYSETFQSLGQADDLANYRVTLNLDHRLDQRRGESGWHQGLPKNKITKQDASKQHDDDPDCNSRIHVSVRDYYCYKFQMRCGIFNLILHGGRLFQQFAVDMYIKVESSRLDYVRNHQKEIRADLYQGLMDSIQAGESRASAIGKRTVLPALFVGGGRDMKRRYMDAMALVQKYGKPDVFLTMTFRVFRAKLEDLKKQLFEKHMLGKVIAHVYVVEFQKRGLPHAHFLLIMSGRYKLTSAQQYDRIISTELPDNSKYKELYDMVTNHMMHGPCGPLNRRCQCMQDGKSKNHYPRDFNPSTSQGKDSYPLYRRRNDHRSKVVRGHPLDNRGHDRASVSINEAGSNGEIDEIQHYRDASQDLRDVLDKEDAGKSMLTAYFDANRQYEWARDILYRDFPMWFTWQPGGSTSFEDLRTIDGVVMPSFRAAAERRGLIEADNTLDECLTEAEVFQMPSSLHRLFATILVFCEPSDVLVLWDKHVDAMCDDYKRNTSSQYTVEQMLNLEQMATYNEIMSAINSAQGGVFFIDGPGGTGKTFLYRALLATVRGHGNLAVATATSGVAASIMPGGRTAHSRFKIPIGIDDGAYCSFTKQSGTAKLLQRASLIIWDEASMTKRQAVEGLDRSMRDIMGCQRLPFGGKTVVFGGDFRQVLPVFRKGTRSQITDATLRRSYLWDCMVQLKLVRNMRAQNDAWFAEYLLRVGNGTEEVNKEGHICLPLDICVPYKGDLDGLIDTVFPNLNDNLTDPNYITSRAILSTRNETSWLNGAFSKVAKTVHVAGSRTREKFQIAVSNLTAKLSKTHSHHPFRKLPGLPIAAVFHPSQKMFFVATKKIVQVYDLQKAQLVKKLESAVRENSSISIHPGGKLYVSCMLIKLIATYLVPELLHIALA; encoded by the exons ATGAACGCACGTCGTAGGGTTGCGAGGCAATCTTTGCAAGATGTGGAAATCCATGATATCAATGCCCACCATAGATTGAAGAGACAAAACATAACGCATGGAGAAAGGACTGCTCTACTAGCTCGACACAATGCGCTCTACGCGGCTAGGCGTGACACACCATGTGCAGAATCCATTGCAATGGAGTGTCCGGATGGTTGCAATCCGTCGTTGGATCAAACCGCACAGTCGTACCCCATGGATAATG ACACTTTGGAAGCCATTGTTGATGGGACCATGGATGATGAATACTACATGTTTGCTGGCCAAG CCAATGATGATGATTACGAGATGGAAACGACCGAGGTTGATGAGATGGAAAAGGCAGAGGACAAAAACAAGCCTGCACCGACCTCTTCCATTCCTGATCCATTCGATTATGTGTATAGCAACATTCCGAAGAGCACCCCTGTTCTGAAGATCGAGCCGGACTGTAGCCACTGTGGTGCTAAGAAGTTCCAGTATGAACCAAAGGGATTCTGTTGTCGGGATGGCAAGATCAAACTTGTAGAAAATGATACACCCCCTGAACTCATGAGGCTGTGGACAAGCGCGGATCCAGATGCAAAGCATTTTCGAGATCACATTAGATATTTCAATGGCCACTTCTCATTCACTACTCTTGGTGTAAGCTTCGATGAGACCATTGCAAACATGAGCTCAGGCGTGTACACGTTTCTGGCCCATGGCCAGATTTATCATAACATACACTCCTTTGGACCTAGAGAGTCTGGTCCGGAACATCTTGAATTGTACTTTTATGATGACGATCCAACTTTGGATCATCGATTTCGGCGTTCCCCGAGTCTCGACCAGGATGTCATCAGGAGTGTTGCAAACATCCTTCGGAATAATCCGTATTCAGAGACATTTCAAAGTCTAGGGCAGGCCGATGACCTCGCAAACTACCGGGTGACACTTAATCTGGATCATAGGTTGGACCAAAGGCG AGGGGAGAGTGGTTGGCATCAAGGTTTGCCAAAGAACAAAATAACAAAGCAAGATGCGAGCAAACAACATGACGATGATCCTG ATTGCAATAGCAGGATACATGTCTCAGTTAGGGACTACTACTGCTACAAATTTCAGATGCGATGTGGGATTTTCAATCTCATACTACATGGCGGACGCCTGTTCCAACAGTTCGCGGTTGACATGTACATCAAGGTTGAGAGCTCGCGCCTAGACTATGTTAGGAACCACCAGAAGGAGATAAGGGCCGACCTGTATCAAGGCTTGATGGATAGCATCCAGGCTGGTGAGAGTCGCGCAAGCGCGATCGGTAAACGAACCGTGCTACCAGCGTTGTTCGTCGGCGGGGGTCGAGACATGAAGCGCAGATACATGGATGCCATGGCTTTAGTGCAGAAGTACGGGAAGCCGGACGTATTCTTGACCATGACAT TTCGTGTCTTCCGTGCCAAGCTAGAGGACCTAAAGAAGCAGTTGTTCGAGAAACACATGCTTGGCAAGGTGATTGCACATGTTTATGTCGTCGAGTTCCAGAAGAGGGGCCTACCGCACGCACACTTCTTGTTAATCATGAGTGGTCGATACAAGCTAACGAGCGCGCAACAATATGACCGCATCATTTCTACCGAACTTCCAGACAATAGCAAGTACAAGGAGTTGTACGATATGGTTACCAATCATATGATGCATGGCCCTTGTGGTCCACTGAATAGAAGATGCCAGTGCATGCAAGATGGAAAGTCCAAGAACCACTACCCACGAGACTTCAACCCCTCTACCTCACAGGGCAAGGATTCATACCCGTTGTATAGGAGACGCAACGACCATCGTTCAAAGGTGGTTCGAGGCCATCCTCTCGATAATAG GGGGCATGACAGGGCATCAGTCTCCATCAACGAGGCTGGTAGCAACGGTGAAATCGATGAGATCCAGCACTATAGGGACGCTAG TCAAGATCTTCGAGATGTTCTCGATAAGGAAGACGCAGGCAAGTCGATGCTTACAGCGTATTTTGATGCAAATAGACAATACGAATGGGCTCGAGATATCCTCTACAGAGATTTCCCGATGTGGTTTACTTGGCAGCCAGGAG GTTCCACCTCTTTCGAAGACCTACGCACCATTGATGGTGTGGTTATGCCTTCCTTTCGTGCTGCCGCTGAAAGAAGGGGACTAATTGAGGCAGACAACACCCTCGACGAGTGCCTTACGGAGGCCGAGGTATTTCAGATGCCATCGTCGCTCCATAGGCTATTTGCTACCATCCTGGTGTTCTGTGAACCTAGCGATGTGCTTGTTCTTTGGGATAAACATGTAGATGCTATGTGTGATGACTACAAGCGCAACACCTCGAGCCAGTATACGGTCGAACAGATG CTGAATCTTGAGCAAATGGCCACGTACAACGAAATAATGAGTGCGATTAATAGTGCTCAAGGGGGTGTCTTCTTCATTGATGGCCCAGGAGGCACTGGCAAGACTTTTCTTTATAGGGCGTTGCTTGCGACTGTTCGTGGCCATGGCAATCTGGCGGTGGCAACCGCGACGTCTGGTGTTGCAGCCTCTATAATGCCTGGAGGCCGGACTGCACATTCACGGTTCAAAATCCCTATCGGCATTGATGACGGGGCGTATTGCAGTTTCACCAAACAAAGCGGGACAGCCAAGCTTCTCCAGAGGGCATCACTTATAATATGGGATGAGGCCTCCATGACAAAGAGGCAGGCAGTTGAGGGCCTCGATAGGAGTATGCGAGATATTATGGGTTGCCAACGTTTGCCGTTTGGAGGAAAGACAGTTGTGTTTGGAGGGGACTTCAGGCAAGTCCTCCCAGTTTTTAGGAAGGGCACTAGGTCTCAGATTACGGATGCAACTCTGCGTAGGTCCTATCTGTGGGATTGTATGGTTCAGCTAAAGCTCGTTCGCAATATGAGAGCGCAGAACGACGCATGGTTTGCGGAATATCTCCTTCGAGTCGGGAATGGCACCGAGGAGGTCAACAAAGAAGGGCACATATGCTTACCTTTGGATATCTGTGTGCCATACAAAGGGGATCTCGATGGCCTTATCGATACCGTGTTCCCCAACTTAAATGATAACCTCACAGACCCAAACTACATAACATCAAGGGCCATATTATCTACTCGGAATGA AACAAGTTGGCTAAATGGTGCCTTCAGCAAGGTTGCTAAGACTGTTCATGTTGCTGGGTCAAGAACAAGAGAGAAGTTCCAAATAGCTGTGTCCAATCTAACAGCGAAA CTCTCTAAGACGCATTCGCATCATCCTTTCCGTAAATTGCCAGGCCTTCCTATTGCAGCGGTGTTTCATCCAAGTCAAAAGATGTTCTTTGTGGCCACTAAGAAAATTGTTCAGGTTTATGATCTCCAGAAGGCACAGTTAGTCAAGAAGTTGGAGTCAGCTGTTCGTGAGAATTCCTCCATCTCGATACATCCTGGTGGTAAGTTATATGTTAGCTGTATGTTAATTAAACTAATTGCTACATATTTGGTGCCAGAGTTGCTTCACATTGCATTGGCCTAA